The bacterium genome window below encodes:
- a CDS encoding carboxypeptidase-like regulatory domain-containing protein, translating to MRRIGILLAVLFLAGGRPMAVAETTRFGKITGQVFDAATREPLIGANIQVVGTTLGAVSRPDGAFVIDRVPEGTWALRVTMVGYKAIIEADLVVNAVKP from the coding sequence ATGAGACGGATTGGAATTCTATTAGCAGTGCTTTTTCTGGCAGGAGGCCGGCCGATGGCCGTTGCGGAGACAACCCGGTTCGGCAAAATCACCGGCCAGGTGTTCGATGCCGCCACCCGCGAGCCTCTGATCGGTGCTAACATTCAGGTTGTCGGAACGACTTTGGGCGCCGTCTCTCGGCCCGATGGCGCCTTTGTCATTGACCGCGTGCCCGAGGGCACCTGGGCTTTGCGAGTGACCATGGTTGGATATAAGGCCATCATCGAAGCGGATTTAGTGGTGAACGCGGTCAAACC